A single region of the Neisseria zoodegmatis genome encodes:
- a CDS encoding beta-ketoacyl-ACP synthase III yields MNPNHTLNDVYINRIAAFLPNEAVGNDDMEAVLGMAGGLPSRVRKMILRSNAIETRHYAIDPATRAATHTNAELAAEAVKQLFAQGVEPENIGSLVCATSYPDQVMPGHGVMVHGLLPEIPACEVLTTSGVCVAGMAAMKHAYNAVRTGEHSDAVAAASEAASAIMRGEVFQSETDYKKLENAKPEIGFEKDFLRWMLSDGAGAVHVSNRPNEAGLSFKIHWIELLSYANEMPACMYAGAEISDGLFQGWKAFDQNYCRQNSLMAVKQDVKLLNENIIRYTVEKPLAQIAAKRKLTAEEIDWFLPHYSSGFFRDKVAAGLENIGFAIPQEKWFTNLHSKGNTGSASIYIILEEFMRTFPLENGQKILCYIPESGRFSTCFMLLEAVKAV; encoded by the coding sequence ATGAACCCAAACCACACTCTCAACGACGTTTACATCAACCGCATTGCCGCTTTTTTGCCCAATGAAGCAGTCGGCAATGACGATATGGAAGCCGTGCTCGGCATGGCGGGCGGGCTGCCTTCGCGCGTGCGGAAAATGATTTTGCGTTCCAACGCCATTGAAACGCGCCATTACGCCATCGACCCGGCAACGCGCGCGGCAACGCATACCAATGCCGAACTCGCGGCGGAAGCGGTGAAGCAGCTGTTTGCGCAAGGTGTCGAACCCGAAAACATCGGCAGCTTGGTGTGCGCGACTTCCTATCCCGACCAAGTGATGCCCGGTCACGGCGTGATGGTGCACGGTCTGCTGCCCGAGATTCCCGCCTGCGAAGTGCTGACCACTTCCGGCGTGTGTGTAGCGGGCATGGCGGCGATGAAACACGCTTACAACGCCGTGCGCACGGGCGAGCATAGCGATGCCGTGGCCGCCGCTTCCGAAGCCGCTTCCGCCATCATGCGCGGCGAAGTGTTCCAAAGCGAAACCGATTACAAAAAGCTGGAAAACGCCAAGCCTGAAATCGGCTTTGAAAAAGACTTTTTGCGCTGGATGCTGTCGGACGGCGCCGGTGCCGTGCATGTGAGCAACCGCCCGAACGAGGCAGGCTTGAGTTTCAAAATCCATTGGATAGAGCTGCTTTCCTACGCGAACGAAATGCCCGCCTGCATGTACGCGGGCGCAGAAATTTCAGACGGCCTCTTTCAAGGTTGGAAAGCATTCGACCAAAACTACTGCCGCCAAAACAGCCTGATGGCGGTTAAGCAGGATGTGAAGCTGCTCAATGAAAATATTATCCGCTACACCGTTGAAAAGCCTTTGGCGCAGATTGCCGCCAAACGCAAGCTGACGGCGGAAGAGATCGATTGGTTTCTGCCGCATTATTCGTCGGGCTTTTTTCGCGACAAAGTGGCGGCGGGGCTGGAAAACATCGGCTTTGCCATTCCGCAGGAAAAATGGTTTACCAACCTGCACAGCAAAGGCAACACCGGCTCGGCGTCGATTTACATTATTCTGGAAGAATTTATGCGTACTTTTCCGCTGGAAAACGGCCAGAAAATCTTGTGCTATATTCCCGAAAGCGGGCGTTTTTCCACTTGTTTCATGCTCTTGGAAGCAGTAAAGGCCGTCTGA
- a CDS encoding BtrH N-terminal domain-containing protein, with amino-acid sequence MTDFPHQHTAHCESGVMSTLLNYHGLPLNEAMVFGLAHGLSFVYLPVVKLAGMPLVSYRTVPRSIIKNTCKALNLKLDIRKFSSEQEGQAALDEALSQGRLAGLQTSVFWLPYFPPHMRFHFNAHNLLVYGKEGGDYLISDPVFETVQRCAAEDLQRARFAKGALAAKGMMYTLHNRPSENAQAELPALIRTAIRKNAKHMLAPVFFAGVKGIRTVAKKIESLPRKQSAKYQQLFLGHLVRMQEEIGTGGAGFRYIYAYFLEQAAEVCGESRFQTASEQLTAIGDDWRMFAAKCVKQCKKPSENGCREIADFLRGIADKEEALWRSLKS; translated from the coding sequence ATGACCGATTTCCCTCACCAACATACCGCCCATTGCGAAAGCGGCGTCATGTCCACGCTGCTGAACTACCACGGCCTGCCGCTCAACGAAGCCATGGTTTTCGGCTTGGCGCACGGGCTTTCTTTTGTGTATCTGCCGGTTGTGAAACTGGCGGGCATGCCGCTCGTGTCTTACCGCACCGTGCCGCGCAGCATCATCAAAAACACCTGCAAGGCGTTGAATCTCAAGCTGGATATCCGCAAGTTTTCGAGCGAACAGGAAGGGCAGGCCGCATTAGATGAAGCGTTGTCGCAAGGCCGTTTGGCCGGCTTGCAGACTTCCGTATTCTGGCTGCCTTACTTTCCACCGCACATGCGTTTTCATTTCAACGCGCATAATTTGTTGGTGTACGGCAAAGAGGGCGGCGACTATCTCATCAGCGACCCCGTGTTTGAAACCGTGCAGCGCTGCGCTGCCGAAGACTTGCAGCGCGCACGTTTTGCCAAAGGCGCGTTGGCGGCCAAAGGCATGATGTACACCCTGCACAACAGGCCGTCTGAAAACGCTCAGGCCGAACTGCCCGCGCTGATTCGTACTGCTATCCGCAAAAACGCCAAACACATGCTTGCCCCCGTATTTTTCGCCGGCGTGAAAGGCATACGCACCGTGGCGAAAAAAATAGAATCCCTGCCGCGCAAACAGTCTGCCAAATACCAACAGCTCTTTCTCGGCCATCTCGTACGCATGCAGGAAGAAATCGGCACAGGCGGCGCAGGCTTCCGCTACATCTACGCCTATTTTCTCGAGCAGGCCGCCGAAGTTTGCGGCGAATCCCGTTTTCAGACGGCCTCCGAGCAACTCACCGCCATCGGCGACGACTGGCGCATGTTTGCCGCCAAGTGCGTGAAGCAGTGTAAGAAGCCGTCTGAAAACGGTTGCCGCGAGATTGCCGACTTTCTGCGCGGGATTGCCGATAAGGAAGAAGCCTTGTGGCGTAGTTTGAAATCTTAA
- a CDS encoding ABC transporter ATP-binding protein, whose translation MIHIQSLSHRYPAADADALADVSLDIAAGECWGLLGHNGAGKTTLMSLLAGLQDVQRGEILFNGKPIRRLSRAERQKIGLVPQDFAFYPQLSVWDNLLFFASLYKMRDKGRLKTLLEQTGLTEHKNKAAKHLSGGLKRRLNFAIGLINAPELVFLDEITVGIDPQSRRFILDSVAELTRNGVTVVYTSHYLPEIEQLCSKIALLQQGRLVYQGALDELLAEQEQRVRFITEPPLPSETLALLQAEAVDGRGMMETARTPAEVYEILQQSGTDIRYFQQGHGSLEAFYLDFLRGEAA comes from the coding sequence ATGATTCACATCCAATCTCTTTCACACCGCTATCCCGCCGCCGATGCCGACGCATTGGCGGATGTTTCGCTTGATATTGCCGCGGGCGAATGTTGGGGTTTGCTCGGGCACAACGGCGCGGGCAAAACTACGCTGATGTCGCTGCTGGCCGGTTTGCAAGACGTGCAGCGCGGCGAGATTTTGTTTAACGGCAAACCCATCCGCCGTTTGAGCCGGGCGGAGCGGCAGAAAATCGGGCTGGTGCCGCAGGATTTTGCGTTTTATCCGCAGCTTTCGGTGTGGGACAACCTGCTGTTTTTCGCATCTCTATATAAAATGCGCGACAAAGGCCGTCTGAAAACGCTGCTGGAGCAAACCGGCCTCACCGAGCACAAAAACAAGGCGGCGAAGCATCTTTCGGGCGGCCTCAAACGCCGGTTGAATTTCGCCATCGGCCTGATTAATGCGCCCGAACTGGTGTTTTTGGACGAAATTACCGTCGGCATCGATCCGCAGTCGCGCCGTTTTATCCTCGACAGCGTGGCGGAACTGACGCGCAACGGCGTAACCGTTGTTTATACGTCCCACTATCTGCCCGAAATCGAGCAGTTGTGCAGCAAAATCGCGCTGTTGCAGCAAGGCCGTTTGGTTTATCAGGGCGCGTTGGACGAGCTATTGGCAGAGCAGGAGCAACGGGTGCGTTTTATTACCGAACCGCCGCTGCCGTCTGAAACGCTGGCATTGCTGCAAGCCGAAGCTGTTGACGGCCGCGGCATGATGGAAACCGCGCGCACGCCGGCCGAAGTGTATGAAATCTTGCAGCAGAGCGGCACGGATATCCGTTATTTCCAGCAGGGGCACGGTTCGCTGGAGGCGTTTTACCTTGATTTTCTGCGCGGAGAAGCCGCATGA
- a CDS encoding ABC transporter permease, whose product MIVASLIKELKLLSRDLHGLAVLFVMPVAFMLIMSLALSRDEDPHTDSRIALVGVAEDKVNTAFAAALQKENMQVSLMPSEKLKDAQQGLHDKRFQLVLHNPNAASDALADSRALDIYVPPDTEPSWLAAVKGVLQQHYTETRLNAYFDGGTGITVDNKQLPKKIRDSIQKKVDEKNAEQFAVVSDFLKQPMLKEHYLTVQGGAVSKPNAVQHSVPAWLIFGMFFIMIPLSNVMALERQTNTITRLRLARAGAAGLIAAKLVPYFLINQLQFAGMLLLGRYLLPQIGVPALMLNGSLWPYVLLSAAVSAAALGYALLVSVVAKSTEHAVVLGGGGVILMAAIGGIMVPAHVMPEAMQQAAWVSPMSWGLKAFQELLLNRSGLDGITLYLQLLAAFAAVTLVLAVLLYRQQLQTQVRF is encoded by the coding sequence ATGATTGTCGCCTCTTTAATCAAAGAACTCAAACTCTTAAGCCGCGATCTGCACGGTTTGGCCGTGCTGTTTGTGATGCCCGTGGCGTTTATGCTGATTATGTCGCTGGCTCTGAGCCGCGATGAAGATCCGCATACCGACAGCCGCATTGCTTTGGTGGGCGTAGCAGAAGATAAAGTCAACACCGCTTTTGCTGCCGCTTTGCAAAAGGAAAACATGCAGGTGAGCCTGATGCCGTCTGAAAAACTCAAAGACGCGCAGCAAGGCTTGCACGACAAGCGTTTCCAGCTGGTGCTACACAATCCCAACGCCGCTTCCGACGCGCTTGCCGACAGCCGTGCGCTGGATATTTATGTGCCGCCCGACACCGAGCCTTCTTGGCTGGCGGCGGTGAAAGGCGTTTTGCAGCAGCACTACACCGAAACGCGCCTGAATGCTTATTTCGACGGCGGCACCGGCATCACTGTGGATAACAAGCAGTTGCCGAAAAAAATCCGCGACAGCATTCAGAAAAAAGTGGATGAAAAAAACGCCGAGCAGTTTGCCGTTGTCAGCGATTTTCTGAAGCAGCCCATGCTCAAAGAACATTATCTGACCGTGCAGGGCGGTGCGGTGTCCAAACCGAACGCCGTGCAGCACAGCGTACCGGCATGGCTGATTTTCGGTATGTTTTTCATTATGATACCGCTGTCGAACGTGATGGCTTTGGAGCGCCAAACCAACACCATCACCCGCCTGCGCCTTGCCCGTGCAGGGGCGGCAGGGCTGATTGCCGCCAAACTGGTGCCGTATTTTCTGATTAACCAGTTGCAGTTTGCCGGCATGCTGCTGCTCGGCCGCTATCTGCTGCCGCAAATCGGCGTGCCTGCTTTGATGTTAAACGGCAGCCTGTGGCCTTATGTTTTGCTGTCGGCGGCGGTGAGCGCGGCGGCTTTGGGTTATGCGCTGCTGGTGAGCGTGGTGGCTAAGTCCACCGAACACGCGGTGGTGTTGGGCGGCGGCGGCGTGATTCTGATGGCGGCCATCGGCGGCATTATGGTGCCCGCCCATGTGATGCCCGAAGCCATGCAGCAGGCCGCTTGGGTGTCGCCGATGTCGTGGGGGCTGAAAGCCTTTCAAGAATTGCTGCTCAACCGCAGCGGTTTGGACGGCATCACGCTTTATCTGCAATTATTGGCCGCTTTTGCAGCCGTTACGCTTGTGCTGGCGGTGTTGCTGTACAGGCAGCAGCTGCAAACGCAAGTGCGGTTTTAA
- a CDS encoding acyl carrier protein: MSYTFTLAPGALETELKKLILQESDKADSIDLADFADDAVLFGGQSNVDLDSLDALQITVALQQHFQVRLQGDRIVRKHMMTVRDLAAFVRAEHGA; encoded by the coding sequence ATGTCTTACACCTTTACCCTGGCACCGGGCGCGCTCGAAACCGAGTTGAAAAAACTGATACTGCAAGAATCCGACAAAGCCGACAGCATTGATTTGGCCGATTTTGCCGACGATGCCGTGCTGTTCGGCGGGCAGAGCAATGTTGATTTGGATTCGCTCGACGCGCTGCAAATTACCGTCGCTTTGCAACAGCATTTCCAAGTGCGCTTGCAAGGCGACCGCATAGTGCGCAAACACATGATGACCGTGCGCGATTTGGCGGCCTTCGTGCGCGCGGAGCACGGCGCATGA
- a CDS encoding beta-ketoacyl synthase N-terminal-like domain-containing protein has protein sequence MMYVCGQAATSAQQPQAGCSANQPATVGFTFLQQAQQAKYFRAFSNDSLSRAEMVALAEQHLRQAAERAGWPSESWHEMPVFIGSSSYLMSEYENRHPDQNGYDEDTYSLLLLARDLKKRSGNPNIFSFATACTSSTHALIQADNWLRSDLHPRAFVLGLESLNRLTLLHFHSLGLFTDDYRPFGGNGLMLGEGIAALACSSAPQNASALRLVAHAANTATASAVQSDSLAQADVIRRALAAAQISPEHICAVKTHGIGTQDSDAAELQALQQVFGTLPPLLVFKPRIGHTLGASTALETALLAEALQQGGGQDLNGNPVAFSDGHYLSNHFGFGGSNTAMVWQWTK, from the coding sequence ATGATGTATGTGTGCGGGCAGGCGGCTACTTCCGCACAGCAACCGCAAGCCGGATGCAGCGCCAACCAACCCGCAACGGTTGGTTTTACCTTTTTGCAGCAAGCGCAGCAGGCCAAGTATTTCCGCGCATTTTCCAACGATAGCCTGAGCCGCGCCGAAATGGTGGCATTGGCCGAACAGCATTTGCGCCAAGCCGCCGAACGGGCAGGGTGGCCGTCTGAAAGTTGGCACGAAATGCCCGTGTTTATCGGCTCGAGTTCTTATTTGATGTCAGAATACGAAAACCGCCATCCCGACCAAAACGGGTACGATGAAGACACATATTCCCTGCTTCTTCTCGCCCGTGACCTGAAAAAACGCAGCGGCAATCCCAACATTTTCAGCTTCGCCACCGCCTGCACATCATCTACCCATGCTTTGATTCAAGCCGACAACTGGCTGCGCAGCGACTTGCATCCGCGCGCGTTTGTGCTCGGGCTGGAAAGCCTCAACCGCCTGACGCTGCTGCATTTTCACAGCTTGGGCTTGTTTACCGACGATTACCGGCCTTTCGGCGGCAACGGCCTGATGTTGGGCGAAGGCATTGCTGCGTTGGCGTGTTCGTCTGCACCCCAAAACGCTTCGGCTTTGCGCTTGGTTGCACATGCCGCCAACACAGCCACCGCCAGCGCCGTCCAAAGCGACAGCCTTGCCCAAGCCGACGTGATCCGCCGCGCTTTAGCTGCCGCACAGATTTCTCCCGAACACATCTGCGCGGTGAAAACGCACGGCATCGGCACGCAAGACAGCGATGCCGCCGAGCTTCAAGCCTTGCAGCAAGTGTTCGGCACATTGCCGCCGCTGTTGGTGTTTAAACCGCGCATCGGCCACACCCTCGGCGCCAGCACGGCATTGGAAACTGCGCTGCTGGCCGAAGCCTTGCAGCAAGGCGGCGGGCAAGACCTTAACGGCAATCCCGTCGCTTTTTCAGACGGCCATTATTTAAGTAACCACTTCGGTTTCGGCGGCAGCAACACCGCGATGGTATGGCAATGGACAAAATAA